Proteins encoded in a region of the Cyclopterus lumpus isolate fCycLum1 chromosome 23, fCycLum1.pri, whole genome shotgun sequence genome:
- the dgki gene encoding diacylglycerol kinase iota isoform X5 — MLEQTDVEGGGRGTKARWFHRLLGYRKAISRSGLQHLGPPPLAPPPASNGPNKELRTCMDWTENALNGDHLWMETSCSGDLCYLGEDTCLLKAAKSAPRRKCAACKIVVHSGCIEQLEKINFRCKPTYREGGSRCMRDQNILRHHWVHRRRQEGKCRQCGKSFQQKFFHSKEIIAISCSWCKQAFHNKVTCFMLHQIEEPCSLGAHAGVIVPPSWIIKVRRPQSSLKNSARRKKRTSFKRRTSKKGLDESKWRPFMLKPLPSPLMKPILVFVNPKSGGNQGAKVLQMFMWILNPRQVFDLSQGGLREALELYRKVPNLRILACGGDGTVGWILSTLDELQMNPQPPVAVLPLGTGNDLARTLNWGGGYTDEPVSKVLCHVEDGSVVQLDRWNLLVEKGAAEPEEGTQKLPLNVFNNYFSLGFDAHVTLEFHESREANPEKFNSRFRNKMFYAGAAFSDFLQRSSRDLSKHVRVVCDGTDLTPKIQELKFQCIVFLNIPRYCAGTMPWGNTGDHRDFEPQRHDDGCIEVIGFTVASLAALQVGGHGERLHQCREVVLTTFKTVPVQVDGEPCRLAPSTLRISLRNQANMVQKSKRRTSVPLLNDPHAVPDRLRLRVNRISLHEYDRLQYDKERLRDISIPVGIVVVRGDCDLETCRLYIDRLQEDLHQAPSAGHRVHYQDESRGVPRTSSTSRLSPSWSFLDSTSADRFYRIDKAQEHLHFVTEICQDEVFILDHEGPTVNQGSMPDLVVEPTTGVSLTPDEQALLTAAGTGDLSMLSECVHRGVSLLVRDSRGCSALHIAAQNGHEDLVGFILQQGSKVLLDLTDREKGDTALHKAASQKQHAVCRLLVKAGASLEKTNFQGETPADQAKGDSELATSLNARQHEDLETAV; from the exons ATGTTGGAGCAGACGGacgtggaggggggggggagggggacaaAAGCGCGTTGGTTCCACCGGCTTCTTGGCTACAG GAAGGCCATCTCCCGCTCAGGCCTCCAGCACCtcggtcctcctcctctggctccGCCTCCGGCCTCCAACGGGCCCAACAAGGAGCTGCGCACCTGCATGGACTGGACG gagaacGCCCTGAACGGGGATCACCTGTGGATGGAGACGAGTTGTTCAGGAGACCTCTGTTACCTCGGAGAGGACACCTGCCTACTGAAGGCCGCA aAGTCGGCGCCCAGAAGGAAATGTGCCGCCTGTAAGATCGTTGTTCACTCCGGCTGCATCGAGCAACTGGAAAAG ATTAACTTCCGATGCAAGCCGACCTACAGAGAGGGAGGATCCCGCTGCATGCgagat CAGAACATACTGAGACATCACTGGGTTCacagaaggagacaggaggGCAAATGTAGACAGTGTGgaaag AGCTTTCAACAGAAGTTCTTTCACAGTAAAGAAATAATCGCCATCAGCTGTTCTTGGTGTAAACAGGCA TTCCACAACAAGGTGACGTGCTTCATGCTGCACCAGATCGAGGAGCCGTGTTCCCTGGGGGCGCACGCCGGGGTCATCGTGCCCCCCTCCTGGATCATCAAAGTCAGGAGGCCACAG AGCTCACTCAAGAACTCTGCCAGGAGAAAAAAGCGGACGTCATTTAAACGAAGGACGAGCAAGAAGGGGCTGGAT gaGTCTAAATGGCGTCCGTTCATGCTGAAGCcgcttccttctcctctcatgaAGCCCATCTTGGTCTTCGTCAATCCGAAGAGCGGCGGAAACCAG GGCGCCAAGGTGCTCCAGATGTTCATGTGGATCCTGAACCCTCGGCAGGTCTTCGACCTGTCCCAGGGGGGGCTGCGAGAGGC gttgGAGTTGTACCGTAAAGTGCCAAATCTGAGGATCCTCGCCTGCGGAGGGGACGGCACG gTGGGCTGGATCCTGTCCACTCTGGACGAGCTGCAGATGAACCCTCAGCCTCCGGTGGCGGTTCTTCCTCTGGGAACAGGAAACGACCTCGCCAGGACGCTCAACTGGGGCGGG GGCTACACGGACGAGCCGGTGTCCAAGGTTCTGTGTCACGTGGAGGACGGTTCTGTGGTGCAgctggacaggtggaacctccTGGTGGAGAAAGGCGCCGCGGAGCCAGAGGAAGGAACACAGAag CTGCCTCTCAACGTGTTCAACAACTACTTCAGCCTCGGCTTCGACGCTCACGTCACGCTGGAGTTCCACGAATCCAGAG AGGCCAACCCCGAGAAGTTCAACAGTCGCTTCCGCAACAAGATGTTCTACGCAGGA gctgcGTTCTCAGATTTCCTCCAGAGAAGCTCGAGGGATTTGTCCAAACACGTCAGAGTGGTG TGCGACGGCACCGATCTGACTCCTAAGATCCAGGAGCTGAAGTTCCAGTGCATTGTGTTTCTAAACATTCCCAG GTACTGTGCGGGCACCATGCCGTGGGGAAACACCGGCGACCACCGGGACTTTGAACCGCAGCGCCACGACGACGGCTGCATCGAGGTCATCGGCTTCACCGTGGCCTCGCTG GCGGCGCTGCAGGTCGGCGGTCACGGAGAGAGGTTGCACCAGTGCAGAGAAGTCGTCCTCACGACCTTCAAGACcgtacctgttcag gtggacGGTGAGCCGTGTCGACtggctccctccaccctccgcaTCTCCCTCCGAAATCAGGCCAACATGGTCCAGAAGAGCAAGAGACGCACCTCTGTGCCCCTGCTCAACga TCCTCACGCGGTTCCAGACCGACTGCGTCTGCGAGTGAATCGGATCAGCCTCCACGAGTACGACCGGCTGCAGTACGACAAGGAGCGGCTCCGGGAcatct ccaTCCCAGTAGGCATCGTGGTGGTGAGGGGGGACTGTGACCTGGAGACATGCAGACTCTACATTGACCGACTCCAGGAg GACTTACACCAGGCGCCATCTGCTGGCCACAGGGTGCACTACCAG GACGAGAGCCGAGGCGTCCCCAGGACCAGTTCCACCAGTAGACTCTCTCCCAGCTGGAGCTTCTTGGATT CCACGTCAGCTGACCGCTTCTACCGCATTGACAAAGCTCAG gagcaCCTCCACTTTGTGACAGAGATCTGTCAGGACGAGGTGTTCATCCTGGACCACGAGGGGCCGACGGTGAACCAGGGGTCGATGCCCGATCTGGTGGTGGAGCCGACTACCGG TGTTTCCTTGACCCCCGACGAACAag CTCTGCTGACGGCGGCCGGAACAGGAGACCTGTCGATG ctgtcGGAGTGTGTCCACCGAGGCGTCAGCCTGCTGGTCAGAGACTCCAGAGGCTGCTCGGCGCTGCACATCGCCGCCCAGAACGGACACGAGGACCTGGTCGGCTTCATCCtgcagcagg GTTCGAAGGTGCTTCTGGATCTGACCGACAGAGAGAA
- the dgki gene encoding diacylglycerol kinase iota isoform X6 produces the protein MDWTENALNGDHLWMETSCSGDLCYLGEDTCLLKAAKSAPRRKCAACKIVVHSGCIEQLEKINFRCKPTYREGGSRCMRDQNILRHHWVHRRRQEGKCRQCGKSFQQKFFHSKEIIAISCSWCKQAFHNKVTCFMLHQIEEPCSLGAHAGVIVPPSWIIKVRRPQSSLKNSARRKKRTSFKRRTSKKGLDESKWRPFMLKPLPSPLMKPILVFVNPKSGGNQGAKVLQMFMWILNPRQVFDLSQGGLREALELYRKVPNLRILACGGDGTVGWILSTLDELQMNPQPPVAVLPLGTGNDLARTLNWGGGYTDEPVSKVLCHVEDGSVVQLDRWNLLVEKGAAEPEEGTQKLPLNVFNNYFSLGFDAHVTLEFHESREANPEKFNSRFRNKMFYAGAAFSDFLQRSSRDLSKHVRVVCDGTDLTPKIQELKFQCIVFLNIPRYCAGTMPWGNTGDHRDFEPQRHDDGCIEVIGFTVASLAALQVGGHGERLHQCREVVLTTFKTVPVQVDGEPCRLAPSTLRISLRNQANMVQKSKRRTSVPLLNDPHAVPDRLRLRVNRISLHEYDRLQYDKERLRDISIPVGIVVVRGDCDLETCRLYIDRLQEDLHQAPSAGHRVHYQDESRGVPRTSSTSRLSPSWSFLDSTSADRFYRIDKAQEHLHFVTEICQDEVFILDHEGPTVNQGSMPDLVVEPTTGVSLTPDEQALLTAAGTGDLSMLSECVHRGVSLLVRDSRGCSALHIAAQNGHEDLVGFILQQGSKVLLDLTDREKGDTALHKAASQKQHAVCRLLVKAGASLEKTNFQGETPADQAKGDSELATSLNARQHEDLETAV, from the exons ATGGACTGGACG gagaacGCCCTGAACGGGGATCACCTGTGGATGGAGACGAGTTGTTCAGGAGACCTCTGTTACCTCGGAGAGGACACCTGCCTACTGAAGGCCGCA aAGTCGGCGCCCAGAAGGAAATGTGCCGCCTGTAAGATCGTTGTTCACTCCGGCTGCATCGAGCAACTGGAAAAG ATTAACTTCCGATGCAAGCCGACCTACAGAGAGGGAGGATCCCGCTGCATGCgagat CAGAACATACTGAGACATCACTGGGTTCacagaaggagacaggaggGCAAATGTAGACAGTGTGgaaag AGCTTTCAACAGAAGTTCTTTCACAGTAAAGAAATAATCGCCATCAGCTGTTCTTGGTGTAAACAGGCA TTCCACAACAAGGTGACGTGCTTCATGCTGCACCAGATCGAGGAGCCGTGTTCCCTGGGGGCGCACGCCGGGGTCATCGTGCCCCCCTCCTGGATCATCAAAGTCAGGAGGCCACAG AGCTCACTCAAGAACTCTGCCAGGAGAAAAAAGCGGACGTCATTTAAACGAAGGACGAGCAAGAAGGGGCTGGAT gaGTCTAAATGGCGTCCGTTCATGCTGAAGCcgcttccttctcctctcatgaAGCCCATCTTGGTCTTCGTCAATCCGAAGAGCGGCGGAAACCAG GGCGCCAAGGTGCTCCAGATGTTCATGTGGATCCTGAACCCTCGGCAGGTCTTCGACCTGTCCCAGGGGGGGCTGCGAGAGGC gttgGAGTTGTACCGTAAAGTGCCAAATCTGAGGATCCTCGCCTGCGGAGGGGACGGCACG gTGGGCTGGATCCTGTCCACTCTGGACGAGCTGCAGATGAACCCTCAGCCTCCGGTGGCGGTTCTTCCTCTGGGAACAGGAAACGACCTCGCCAGGACGCTCAACTGGGGCGGG GGCTACACGGACGAGCCGGTGTCCAAGGTTCTGTGTCACGTGGAGGACGGTTCTGTGGTGCAgctggacaggtggaacctccTGGTGGAGAAAGGCGCCGCGGAGCCAGAGGAAGGAACACAGAag CTGCCTCTCAACGTGTTCAACAACTACTTCAGCCTCGGCTTCGACGCTCACGTCACGCTGGAGTTCCACGAATCCAGAG AGGCCAACCCCGAGAAGTTCAACAGTCGCTTCCGCAACAAGATGTTCTACGCAGGA gctgcGTTCTCAGATTTCCTCCAGAGAAGCTCGAGGGATTTGTCCAAACACGTCAGAGTGGTG TGCGACGGCACCGATCTGACTCCTAAGATCCAGGAGCTGAAGTTCCAGTGCATTGTGTTTCTAAACATTCCCAG GTACTGTGCGGGCACCATGCCGTGGGGAAACACCGGCGACCACCGGGACTTTGAACCGCAGCGCCACGACGACGGCTGCATCGAGGTCATCGGCTTCACCGTGGCCTCGCTG GCGGCGCTGCAGGTCGGCGGTCACGGAGAGAGGTTGCACCAGTGCAGAGAAGTCGTCCTCACGACCTTCAAGACcgtacctgttcag gtggacGGTGAGCCGTGTCGACtggctccctccaccctccgcaTCTCCCTCCGAAATCAGGCCAACATGGTCCAGAAGAGCAAGAGACGCACCTCTGTGCCCCTGCTCAACga TCCTCACGCGGTTCCAGACCGACTGCGTCTGCGAGTGAATCGGATCAGCCTCCACGAGTACGACCGGCTGCAGTACGACAAGGAGCGGCTCCGGGAcatct ccaTCCCAGTAGGCATCGTGGTGGTGAGGGGGGACTGTGACCTGGAGACATGCAGACTCTACATTGACCGACTCCAGGAg GACTTACACCAGGCGCCATCTGCTGGCCACAGGGTGCACTACCAG GACGAGAGCCGAGGCGTCCCCAGGACCAGTTCCACCAGTAGACTCTCTCCCAGCTGGAGCTTCTTGGATT CCACGTCAGCTGACCGCTTCTACCGCATTGACAAAGCTCAG gagcaCCTCCACTTTGTGACAGAGATCTGTCAGGACGAGGTGTTCATCCTGGACCACGAGGGGCCGACGGTGAACCAGGGGTCGATGCCCGATCTGGTGGTGGAGCCGACTACCGG TGTTTCCTTGACCCCCGACGAACAag CTCTGCTGACGGCGGCCGGAACAGGAGACCTGTCGATG ctgtcGGAGTGTGTCCACCGAGGCGTCAGCCTGCTGGTCAGAGACTCCAGAGGCTGCTCGGCGCTGCACATCGCCGCCCAGAACGGACACGAGGACCTGGTCGGCTTCATCCtgcagcagg GTTCGAAGGTGCTTCTGGATCTGACCGACAGAGAGAA